The Elaeis guineensis isolate ETL-2024a chromosome 3, EG11, whole genome shotgun sequence region cctccttctcccttctccttctcccttctcccttctcgatcttctccttcttcctttacaaatttaagtaaaaaaaaagaatacgtaatatatcataaaaatagaaaaaaactaaaattatatttttaaattataaaaattataaattaaataaattattgcccagctatgcaacccaagagggggggtgaattgtgttttaaaaattttaagcttaactaattacttatgaaaagtatttgtcaaaagcttgatgaatgaggagaaggactttagttcaagattaattacctaaagcaagaatgcaaggatataatgaagaattaaagagaaacaataaagcacaccacaaacacaaggatttatagtggttcggtgccaaccttgcacctacatccactccccaagctcctacttggaaattccaaaccactatacttgtatgcaacccgaatacaaatgtcggaaactccgacactagctatcccaagctagtccacttatttctcccttgtttttcaccttttcaaaccttttatagctttaagaaacaaaggaaaacattctaggcagaaaaagagccgttagagcacttaaagtgagtattaaaagcaactaaaacaggctaaaaactagccgttgcggacaattcccgtcgcaggggtcgactcatgagtcgactcatgcttcaggggtcgactcatgagtcgacctctgttgcaacagccagaaatgtgggtttctggattttttggcccaaaccagcagaggtcgactcatgagtcgactcatgccttgtgggtcgactcatgagtcgactcacaggtcatgccaagccagaaaatcagcgtgccaataggaatttcagcgtgccaagcagctcattgtgccatgagttgactcatgagtcgactcatgcacttaaaacattcataacttcaaaaatataagtccaaaaataataaaattttcaccaatagatcacaaatcatttgttctaccaaatgatactatcaaatcaggattttgataaaattacatttttgcccctgaagagcataaagactttttcaaataaaaaatatttgtatcccttcaatctgctttgtaatcatcaaaatcaatctaggagcaacataaatatatcataaaaatagtaaataaaagagaaaaaatggtaataaaatagaaattataatttaaaataaaaaattaactttaatttaaattaaaaattatcattcaaattactatcctcattaaaaaatttaataaattaaaaaaaaaataattaaacaaattatgaaaaaaatttaaaaaaattttaagaaaagaaaaagaataaaaaaatgccGAAGGGAACGACGTTTTCTCctttcctcccttcttctctccttctccctcttctcctttctccctcttctccctcttctcccttttcCGACGTCTCTCCTACAGCAccgcggtgagctgcctcctctctctctcttcctctctctctctctttttaaaaaattttaaaaataaaaattaccagaaagaaagtcaaggggtcgactcacagagtgtggcagtcaaaaattttgcgtgccgttaaacttttttagccatgagtcgattcatggggtcgactaaaaaatataaatctatttttcttagaaaatacgcttccaaaaatattgaaattgcctctaatagattacacatcttttgttcttgcttttgagacttcagaatcatgtctgataaaattataattttttttcttcattttttaactttttaatgtatttattttttgatcaaaatttaattcaaattaaaattttttaagtcacatttataaaatacccgaaaaaacaaattgtaattaatttaattattacattttattcttttatgaaatatttttttttataatttttataatttttatttttatttttatttttcttccacttttatttttttgacattctattacgtattttttttctttatttaaaatattttttaaatattaatgtttaaattaatttagttatttaaaatattatttttaatttcaattataattttaattcttatttcttaaaattaaaaattataaactttgttcttcaattacaattagaatttctattttttttcaattctttatctttttatgaattttttttaggcgatttttatattttatttagaaatttttttatttaaattaattttaatttgagaaattaattttaaaaaatatttctatttcacttaatctttaaaattttatttttttaaaattttaaatttataattcttattttttctgactttttacaaattttaactttttaactttttaacttttcatcattttttaacttattaatgtatttctttttttatcaaaatttaattcaaatttaatttttttaagtcacatttataaaataccctaaaaataaaattatatttaatttaatttaattttattcttttatgatatattttttctaatctaatttataatttttataattttaaattttaattttagttttcttccatttttgtctttttgatattctattacgtattttttttttatttaaaatatttctaaaaaatttatatttcaattaatttagttatttaaaaagtaaattttaatttctattaaaattataattcttatttcttaaaattaaaaattataaactttgttcttcaattacaattataatttctattttttttcaattctttatgtctttataaaaattttttagcctatttttcattttgttttgaatatttttaaaataaattaattttaatttgacaaagtaatttgaatgcttatttttatttcaattaatctctaaaattttatttcttttaaattttaaattataattttttttattatttaaatttttttttaaaatatttttaggacaagtatttcgaatgatgtttttcaattaaatttcatatttttatttctatcatatttctttcttcttttttaattttctatgataattttctttttatttcttaagatttttttggacatcttttaaaaaatatttttaataaaaattctaaattaatttttttaatgaattacaaattcaaatctttatatttttaatttcaatcaaaattataattttaatttattaattaatttcaaattttaaaaaactaattttttcattttttcacgattttttcctttttttggtgggaaaattggaaaacgccattttgaatggcgtttttaaaaatgccattcaaaatggcgtttttaaagacgccattctaaatggcgtttcttttttttttttttttttttttttttgggacgatgccaccgtggaaatgtggggtgacgtggaaggggaaaaaatgccattcaaaatggcgtttttttcttttgcattagtttggtaaataagtttgattttgatatattttgataaataaatttttttttttgtattattttgaaAAAGGGCTCCTCCAGAATGTGCACAATAAATAGAAGAATCTCTTCTCAGTCTCCTTTGCTGGCATGTTGGGAATGATTATTAGCCCATGCGAATCttgcatttttttatttttttatttttttaacgatAAAGGAGACTGGAAGCATGCGAACATTGTATCAATCCAGCCATTTATTCTATTACATTTCCTTTCGTCAATCCCTACGTGCCATCTAAGTTTGTGGAATTGTCCGAGGCTCCATAATTGATAGCAATACTTGGTGTAGTCGATTAGAGCCTGGTTTAGTTATCTTGGGGTCATGCCCATTGTCAACTATGTTTTATATCTTCATAACATCAATTTGAGAAAAAGAATCCTTTTATTAAACATGTATCCGCATGCACGTTACATATGGCTTGAAGAACTTTAATAGTGAACCATAAAATGGTTAATTTGTGCTACAACACATGATGGTAACAGCCCTACCTTATTGGTTTGTGACCAGACCAAATTATGAACGATATGTGGTAAATTGGTGATGGAGATATCAGTGGACTACATAAGATATTTTGAGAATTTGTCATTTTCTTGACTCCAAACGGCTCCACATCCAATCTATCGCTCCCCTCTGAAGCCATTTTTTAGTTTTTTGGATAGTACAAGGGGGTTAGGTgaatagaaaagaagaaatgTGAAATTATCCTgacattatatatattaaaaaatagtacaaaaaataaaattaggtgGCACTTCGCTTTCCtgctcattaaaaaaaaatcgatTAGTTGCTATGTTATGTCACCATTTCAGCTGAATAGATCTTCCgaatatgctttttttttttttttttttttcttgatcgatCAGATTGTTCATATTTATCTAGAATGAATACATCTAATAAAACCAAAAAAGTAACATACCCCTAAACTAAACAGAAATATTGAAATAGATAACCATAAAATTCTATTTAAGTGCTGGTCAATAAAAACCACGCTCTGCCAGTCTCCCTGTAGACACGGGCGACCAGATATGCTTTATCAAACAAATACAAGTGTTAAGAATACCAGCTGGTGCCATGCAGGAGCACCTCCATCTCCAGAGGTGGACAAACGGCGCTTCTAAACTCGTCGTCCGTCTCCAACATGCTCATCGACTTAGGAACCAGACAAATCTCCAGATCCATACTCCCTCCTCCCTCCCAACCTGGGTACGACGTCACCTTCCCGTCGAACTTGCTTGCGCTCCCGCTCCTCGCTGCCACTGCCTTCCCCCAACCGAAATCGCACCCGTACATGTCGAACCGCGGTGAGCTCCCCATCAGCACGCTAAACCGGTCGAACCCACTCTGTCGGTACACCATTGGCCGGGCCATCCACGCCATCAACCTACCCCGGATCGTGCTGTCGTTGTGGTCCGCGACGGTCCGGTTCAGCAGCCACGCGGCCCACCCGAGGCCGTGGTTCAACAGTTCGCCCACAGTCGTGGTGGCGGCGATGGGGTAGACCGAGTTGCCGAAATAGGCGGGCGACAGAGGCGGGTTCAACCGGGACCGATTCTCGGCGGCCAGCCTGCAGCTTGTCTTCTGGTCGGCCGGCAGGTTGCGGGTTCTGGTGATGGACCTCCACACGACGGCGGTAAGAGCTTGGAAAGAGGAGACGGAATTGGTGCCGCACTCTTGGTTGGCCCTGGCTTTCAGCTGGGCAATGGACCGGGCTGAGAAGTGGAAGATCTTCTCCCGGAAGGGGGGTGGAGAGAATCTCTCGATGAAGTCATGTGGGTGGGTGAAGGGTAGTTTGATGGGAGCGGTGTCGTAGCCGTCGATGAACCAGCGGTCGTGGACAGGAGGGCGAGAGAGGGGGGCGACCCCTTTGGTTCGAGCGATCTGGGCCCACGCGTTGAAGAAGTTCCAGTAGGAAGTGCCATCTCCAACGGCATGGTTGAAGGAGCATCCGATGAAGATGCCATCTGCCAGCTCTGTAAGCTGGACGGCGAGCAGAGGTTGAGTGTGGCCGTCATGGTTGATGGCACCGTCAAGGGGGAAGAAGGACTGGATGAAGGAGGGGACGTCGTCGGAGGGGGATAGCACGTCGGAGACCGTAACTTTGTCAGCAATAGCGTGGATGAATTCTGCGCCTTCTCCGTTGCAATCGATCCACCAGAAGATGCCGATCACCTTCTGGTTCTCATCATGCGCCTCTTCGGTTACGAAACGGCCGGTGAGGGGATAGAAATGGAGGAGAGTGGTCGAGAGGGAGGATTTGAGGCGGTCGATGATTTGGTCGGTGGAGAGGGAAGGCGGGAGGTTGGCGAAGAGGAGGCCCTTTTGGATGTAATGGAGGGAGAACATGGCGAGATCCCATGGCGTCAGGTGGCAGCGCTTGGGAGGGAGTGGTGGTGGTTTCACCGTGCATCTGGAGAGGTAGTGGACTGCGGGTGCAGGCGAAGACATTGCATTGGCTGGCATACAGTGTCAGCCGCCACCGCTGTTTTCTTGATGCCGTTTCTTGTTCTCTGTTTCCGTTCCTCTGCATTTGGGAATGATCCAAGTTTGCGGAATCGTCCCGGGCATCGTAATTGGCAGCCATACTTGGTGTGGTCAGGAATAGTGCTTGGTTTGGTTGTCTTGGGGTGGCATGCCAATTGGTCAACTATGTTTTATATCTTCGTTAACCTCAATTTGAGAAGAAGAATTCTTTTATTAAAGATGTACTTATTGGCATGTTACATATGGCTCGAAGAACTTTGATGGGGAACTATAAGATGGTTCTGTGCTGCAAAACATGATGGTAATGGCCGTACTTTATTGATTTGTGACATGGCCAAATTATGATAATTTGATGGCTAGAAGCCACTTTATATGCAAGGATAATTaggtctattttttttattttactattatAATTAGGGAGTTCGAGGTCTATCAGACTAGTCCGATTTTAGATGGGACTTCGaactagatctgaaataattcagACTGAATTTAGACCTGATTATAGAGCTCGTTTGTCTTTTGGATCGGATTTGGGTATACCTTTGGCCCGCTCTGGGCCCAACTCGGATCCAAATTCGAAATCTAGCTTGCAAAAGTCCGATCAAGGCCCCTCCCAGGCCTCCATATTGCATGCACCATGTGCAATTGGATTATGTCAAATCCCACAGTGGATAACATGCTACactaccccttgtatttcactaATTTCTGATTGTGCGCTATTCACTGTGCATATGCTCTGAGATTTATCCTAGTTCACTTCGATCTAGTGCATGtaataatttcttcttcttcaatcctTGTTGACCCAAGCCCCCACCATCCCCAAACCTCCTCGAGGGCTCTCATCAAGAAGGCAAGATGGAGTTTGTCTGCCTAAGTAAAGACCGTGATGCCCTCCAACTCACCACTGTCGATGGCTGCTGCGCTACCATCATCATCCCCAACAACCCTAACCTCATCGATATCTCTGTCTCCGAGGGAGACGATGATAACGGCCTCTTTGTCTTCATCG contains the following coding sequences:
- the LOC105040633 gene encoding uncharacterized acetyltransferase At3g50280-like codes for the protein MPANAMSSPAPAVHYLSRCTVKPPPLPPKRCHLTPWDLAMFSLHYIQKGLLFANLPPSLSTDQIIDRLKSSLSTTLLHFYPLTGRFVTEEAHDENQKVIGIFWWIDCNGEGAEFIHAIADKVTVSDVLSPSDDVPSFIQSFFPLDGAINHDGHTQPLLAVQLTELADGIFIGCSFNHAVGDGTSYWNFFNAWAQIARTKGVAPLSRPPVHDRWFIDGYDTAPIKLPFTHPHDFIERFSPPPFREKIFHFSARSIAQLKARANQECGTNSVSSFQALTAVVWRSITRTRNLPADQKTSCRLAAENRSRLNPPLSPAYFGNSVYPIAATTTVGELLNHGLGWAAWLLNRTVADHNDSTIRGRLMAWMARPMVYRQSGFDRFSVLMGSSPRFDMYGCDFGWGKAVAARSGSASKFDGKVTSYPGWEGGGSMDLEICLVPKSMSMLETDDEFRSAVCPPLEMEVLLHGTSWYS